In Aythya fuligula isolate bAytFul2 chromosome 25, bAytFul2.pri, whole genome shotgun sequence, the DNA window GTAACTTAGCCACTCTTGACACGTAAAAGATTTGTCTCAATCTGCTGCCTGAACCATGTATGGAAGAGAGTATCACACCCAGGTGGTGTTAGGAGAAACACAggcacacaggaagaaaaaacctACAAGAGGGGAcacacaaagcaagaaaaaaaatccaagctgTATCACAGCACCTCGCTGCTTTCCCAAACCTCTGCCTGCGGTAGCTTAAGGGTAAAAGGCCCGGCACTCTGCAGGTACCAGCTAGGTGGTGAAATAGGAACCTGACACGCTCCAGGTCCTTGTCAGCCACCCACCAGGGCTGGCGCTCTCACAAAAGCCCTGCCCAGCTTCTCTTCCCAAAGTTGGCACTGCTGTAAAACTGACACATGGAAGTGCAAATGAAAGGAGGTAACAAACTCCAGGCCAAATGCGGACTAGTAccttggtgctgctggcagaccATGAAAGGCTTGCATCCTCACCTTGCTGGCGTACTGCTTTAATGCGTTAATGGTCTCGACATCAAAggcatcctcttcctcctctccagctaACTCCTCTAGCCCAGCTTCTGCCTGCACTTCCAGGATGGTGCTGCCAGGGGGCACGATGACAGGACGATGTATGTAGGCGGTGGAACCATCCTCGAGCTGGACAGCCTCAAAAGTGCTGGAGTCATAACTTTCTGCAAGGGGAAGCAACAAAATCAAACGTCAAAGAGCTGCTGAGTGGGAGCCACCCGTCATCTCCCCAGGCTACCTACAGCCTTGGAGATCCATGACAATTCAGCActttctgctccagctgccaCGAAAGGGGAATATTTTACCTTTAGGTGCGTTCTGTATGTAGGCCATGCTGCCATCTTCCAACACTACTGGCTGCCCGTCTTCGAAAGATACaggctctgaaaaaaaaggggaaaaaaacccacacacattATTGGGAGACTCAGATGGGATGGCGGGGTAGTGCACCAGCTCCTGAGCACTGCAGTAACCACAACTGTAGTTTTAAGACACCGCCTGAGCCCTTCAGTCCTAAAGTTTGAGTTTTTTTCAGGCTTCACGCATAATTTCATGGCACTTCTTTAGCTCTTCGGGGTAATGCAACATTTCACCAACTAGAAACTGCCAGGCTACGTCCTGGACGTGATGTACAGCTCTAGCACAGATGTGTAGAAGATAACATGCAGAGCCCACGGCAGGGGAAGCAGAGATGACAATGAAAAGCCCTTGCACTGTGTGTGGGTGTTTGGAGACAGGAAGGAGGataaagggaggaaaagggcAGAGCCAGGCACGCAAAATGGATTTCAAGCAACCTTTGGAGAACAGAAATGGGAGGTGGCAAAGAACTTGGCAGGGTGAAGGGAGGACTGCCCAGAGCAACTGATTTCTTTCTACCTGCCCTTTCATACCTGGCTGAGGATTGCTTTGTGCCACTTTCCTTCCTGCCACAGGAAATGAATTCCCATCACTTCTGGGACTATCATCACCTCCTTTCACAGCTGATGGGCCAGTGAACAAGGTGACAAAACTTCCAATAATCCCCACCCTTCCCCCTCAAACAACTATTTCAGAATGTTATCTTATAGGTCAGAGGAAATTCCAGTTCAGCTGCTCCTAAATGGAACAATTTTTGTTCGGGCTCCATAGTTAGCACAAACACAGGGCACAGCTCGCTGGCCTTGCCTGCAGACTTGTGATCCAGATGGACAAAATGTGAGAGTCCCAACGTGGCACAACACCTAACAAGCATTTGCTTACCACAGCAGCAAAATTAGCTTCTTGACAAATCGCTAAGAACTATGCAGGAAATCACATGTTCTATGTTCCTGTTCACTCAGCCTCAAAACCatggaaatttaaaacaagcaaatgaacaacaaaaaaaaaaacaacccaccacCCCTAGAAGGACTCAAAACTAGAGCCACAACCGCTGGGACACGGATGATTTCCATCACATCAATGTCCttctgaggagaaggaaggtGAATTTACAGTCCTCACCTTTCTGAACCGTCACCTGATGGATATAAGCTGTGGTCCCATCTTCAAGTTCAATGACTTGGCCTTCGATCAGCTTTGCATCTGGAAGAGTTAAAAACAACGCCATCAGcgctgcctgcagagcccacGGCCCTTCTGGTCTCACGAGCTGTCCCCTTGGCTGCGCCTTCTCAAGGAAGGCGGTCACACGAGGCAGTGTACCGGCGCTTATAAGCAGTTATTTATCGTGCTTTCCCCTCAGCCACAGAGGAACTTGACTTCCCAGACCTCCCTTTCCTAGACAGGAGAATAGAAGACAAAGAACCTCAGTCATCACTTGTTTACAAGCTGCCCTTCACAGCTCCTTAAgccaagaagcagaaagaatgaTGTGTGCTAAGCACTTTGGATTTAAAGTAGAAAGCAGTTCGACTTGTGCTGGAGAAAGCTCAATTGTCAGCTTGTAATGGCATCAGCAGTGACctgaacatttcttttcttttcttttactttactttttctttacttagGTTGAGGATCAACTCTTGGAGAAAAATTAGAGGTCCTAAAGGGGTCTAAAGCACTGCTGCCCTTGATGAGTTGGGAAGATTGGACTCTTAAAAAGTAGTGCAAATCTGAGTAACCCTGCAATAACATTTTAGTTACAGTTATTCCGTGCAGAGCAGACACTGCTCCATCCCACCTGAACTCAAGGAATCCCAGTTGCTCTCACCTGGTGCAAAGTGTCTAGGGGACAGGTCACAAAATTTTCAAGAAAGTTCAACCCCACATATTTAACAAATTTGCAGAGTTCACACAGAAAAGTACTCAAGCCAGCAATCACCAGGACCTGGAATCCTTGCAACCTGAGTCCTGTTCCATGAGCTGTCCTTTTCTCAGGAACAGCAGATGGTGAAGAAAGGAGCACCCTACAAACCCCAAAGTAAGGGCAGGTGTTGGGTTTGGCACTGCTGCCACGACAGTTAACCAACACTGAGATCAGATCTGCATCCCTTTGAGTGAGATGGGCACTGCTGCGAACCAAACGCTGCGCATCTCAGTGGAGGCAAGCATTCTGCTCAGCTTCAGGGGAAGTTTTGGATGAATAAGGTCCTGCACGCCACACAGGTGACACAGTTGGAAGTACAAAgcaacaacacaaaatacacGACAGCCCGTGTGACACCAGGACACTTTTGAGAACTCCAACTTCCATTTCAAGGGGTCGTTCAAGaggtttttattctttccagcCCAAAGAAGCCGTTACCTTTGACAGCCTGCTGAATGTAGGCTGTCGTCCCATCACTAAGGGTCACTGCTTGCAAGCCCAAGCTCTCCATCCTGCCCCGGTGACCTGTCCTCAGACATGAATTTCGCTTTACTCGGCGTGCTCTCAGGGAGCGCTGGGACTCAGAGCACGAGGTCAGTGGAACAGCGAGTCCTCTTCTTCCTTATaagcctgaaataaaaagaacaattcaagttttatttttttccctgaagtatACGTGTTGTTTTTGGCAtattcatcctggagaagagagggctTTTGGGAGACCTTATAACAACTTCCCACTACCTAAAGGGGGccacaggaaagcaggagagggactctttgtcaggggtgtagtgacagaacaaggggaaatggctttGAAATAGAAGAAGGgatatttaaattagatataaggaggaaattctttactctgagggtggtgatgccctggcacgggctgcccagaggagctgtgggtgccccatccctggcgGTGTTtaaggtcaggctggatggggctcagcacagcctgctctAGTGAAAGGTGTCTTGCCCATGGTAGGGGGTGGAACCAGACATCTGTAAGGCCCCTTCCATCCCAAACCATTTGGTGATTCTACCATTCTAGGTTCCTATGACTCTAAGACATGAAGAAAAGCTCGAGTGGCAAACTTTTGGAGTCCGTAAAGCCTTAAATTGGCCAAAAGATGCATTTCTCCTATACCAACATCAGGATTGTCTAAAAGGCAGGGCAAGCAGCCTGCCTACAGACAAACACACGATAAAACTCATCAAGCCAGCGGACAGACAGACTCTTTGGAGAGTCAGCGTGAATACCACACCCAACCCTCCTCCAAAAGGCCTGCAGGACAGGTGCCCAGACCCCTTAAACCCCGACCCCGCAGCCTGgaggggagctgtgctgtgctgtgctggcaggggtGGGCTGACAGCGCCTGGAGGTGCCCTGGGCCGCTCTTCCCTTCCCAGTTCCCAGCTTAATAAATTGAAATCTTTGATTGTAACCCTCTTAATGACTGTAACCCTATctgggactcagtcatttatcACATGGGAGACCCGAATTTCGGGCCTCGGGCAGGTGATGCTGAACCCCTCCAGAGCACTTCTCTTGAtgcccacctgcagcagggctcctcGGGGGTCACCTCTGAGATAACCCAGGCTTTTATCACTTTGCCCtgatatttttatcattttactTCCCAGAACTGCCAGTATTTTATCACTTTGCCctgatattttatctttttgccTTCCCAGAACCACCAATATCCCATCATTTCGCCCTAATATTTCACTTCTCCTTCCGAGAACCAccaatattttatcattttgccCTAATACTTCATCATTTCGCCCTAATATTCCATTTCTCCTTCCCAGAACCACCAATATCCCATCATTTCACCCTAATACTTCATCATTTCGCCCCACTATTCCCCCACACCAGCCTCCCCCCgtgctgtgccccccccagAGCCCGAACACCCCCCGGGGCTgaggggacccccccggggctccccttTTGGGGTCCCCCCCTCAGGGCCTGGGACCCCCTTGAgcccctcccccgcccccccccggcaccgaCCTGAGGCAACCCGCCAGGCCCGAGTCCGCCGCCGGCCCGCCATGCACCGCGACCCGGCCCCTGCGCGTCCCGCCCCGCAACCAGCATAGCGGCAGAAGGCGCCGCCGAGCCCCGGCCGCCCGCGGGCGGTTATTCAGGTTCCGGGGCCCCGCGCCGCACAGCCCCTCACTGCCTCCCGGAAGTGGGCTGCAACGGACTGCTTGAGGAGAGTGAGGCGCGCATGCGCAGTGCCCTACGGTGAAGCCAAAAGGCACCGGGTGCGTGGTGTGGGCAGGCCCGTTTCGGGGCTCGCCCGTGAAGCTGCCTCCACAAAACCGCCGCGCACACGCGGGCAGGGCCGGCCCGCGAACGAGCGGCCCGTGGGGAGCAGCCGATAACCGGCGGAACCCGCTGTGAGCCCTCTGTGCCGCACCCAAGATGGCGGCTCCGTGCCGCACACCCCGCCACTCCCAGCATGGCGCCCGGCGCTTCCTGCTCTCGCGAGATTTCCGGCCGTATTTATAGTGCGCGGGGCCCCGCCCCCCTCCTTTCTGCCCGAGCAGCCGCCGCCATGAGGTGGGTGCGGGCCGGCCGCTGCCATCCGCCGCCATCCTCCGCCATCCGCCGCCATCCGGCCCCGATGAGCGGCCCGGGGGGTTGGCAGGGGCCGGGGAATGGCGGCCGATAGCGGGGATGAAGCGCGGATGATGCGGGGCGGGCCCGGCGGCCTGGCCCTCCGCCCGCGGCCTAGCCCCGCGCCTGAGCCCGCGCCGCTTCTCCCCCCGCAGCAGCAAAGTGTCCCGCGACACCCTGTACGAGGCGGTgaaggaggtgctgcagggcagcaagACCAAGAAGCGCAAGTAAGAGCCCGGCCCGGGCACCCTACCCACTCTTTGCCCCCTTCCCTCACCCCCTCGAGCCTTTACCCGGctgctttccctccccccctccaggTTCGTGGAGACGGTGGAGCTGCAGATCAGCCTGAAGAACTACGACCCGCAGAAAGACAAACGCTTCTCCGGCACCGTCAGGTTCGCCAAACTCTCGCTCCCACCCAGCCTtcagcccgcagccccctccgATGGGCAGGGCGCTTGGCCCAGGCGGTGCTGAACGCCCAGGGTAGTTCAGGACGCCCCTCCCCAGGGGGGTGCGGCTGGACGGACCCCCACCCTGGGTCTTAAAACGTGAGGGGAGGTGCGGGCAAGGCCACGGCGCTGCCCCCACCGCCCTGCCCGCGAGGGCAGGTGAGGAGCCGTGGAGGAAGGCGGCGAGGCGCTGCGGTAAGGTGTCACCGTGATGGGGTCGCTCTGGTGCGTGGTCCTGCAGCGTGGGGTGACTTGGGTTGTGTCCGCAGGCTGAAATCCACCCCCCGGCCCAAGTTCTCGGTGTGCTTGCTGGGGGATCAGCAGCACTGCGATGAGGCCAAGGCCGTCGACATCCCGCACATGGACATAGAGGCTCTGAAGAAActgaacaagaacaagaagttGGTGAAGAAGCTGGGTGAGTGGTGGTGGGGATGCATCACTCAGTACTGTGGCTGAGCTGGGAGGGCTGGGCAAGCAGCACGGTTCTCCCTGTGCTTGGATTTCCATGACACGATTAGTTGGAAAGAATAGAAAACTGCCCAAAGTGAGCAAGAAGAACAGGGACCTGTCTAAAAAGTACCTAGAAGAGCTAAGATCCTTCTTCAGGAGTGCTGTGTGATCGCCCTCTCCCAGAAGGAGGGGATGCAGGAGAACTGTTGGTATCTCCCCAAAGGTAGCGCTGTTCCCTGGTGCTCCTTTCCTGGTCagggagctggagagcagcaacagcagagTAAAAGTGGGGGCAAGACTTGGCTTGAGTCCTGCACTATTTACATAGACAGAATGTGGTTGGCTTATTTTAACCTGGTAGCCTATAaggcttttccctttctgcaaaaTCAGTCATTTTGACACATGTCAAGCAAAGAAAACTTAGCCTTCAATCATAATTAACCTCGGAACCACATGCAGGTGGGAGGTGATGCAGGAGGCGTCCTGGGAGCTAGGCCTGGCAGGTGGATGTTACATCCCCCTCCACACGTGCACAGAACATCAGAGGAGGCTTCTGATGCAGCTCAGAGTTGAGTGGCAGTGATGTGgcacaataaatgtttttcatgggAACAATTAGGTACAGCAGGGGTGCAGGGTCACTGTCAGGATGTGAGGCTGGGTCCTGGCGGGGCTGATAACAGGGTTGGAAAAAGGCAGGATTCTGGGGATGTGAATGTGTTGGGAGGAAATGTAGAGGCCGAGCTGAGCTGAGGATCCTTCATCACCTACCTTTGCTCTTCTCACAGCCAAGAAGTACGATGCCTTCCTGGCCTCCGAGTCCTTGATCAAGCAAATCCCTCGAATCCTGGGTCCAGGCCTGAACAAAGCTGGCAAATTCCCTTCTCTCCTCACTCACAATGAGAACCTGGTGGCCAAGGTGGACGAGGTCAAATCCACCATCAAGTTTCAGATGAAGAAGGTAAAAAGCACAGGGCTTACCTTAACCTGGGGGTTGTTGGCAGGTCCCTTGTGCGTGGCTGCGATCTCTGCTCCGGGCTGTAGGTGTCCCTGCAGCCTCTTAGACCAGCTCCTGGGAGCAGCATCGCAGCAAAGGGCCGCAGCCACCAGAGCGTTCAGCTGCTAACTGGGAAGGAGCAATTTGCGGTTGAAAGATCTTAGAGCAAATGATCAGGAGGCGATCCTGATGGGAGTGCTGAGCACAACGGCTCGTAATTAACACTCCTCACAGCGAGCGGGTGACACTTGCAGGGTGGGGCCCTGGTGCCCAgtggggctgtgcaggcagcagtgctttgTCAGGGGCAAGCTTGGGGCTCGACTTCAAAAATGAGCTTCGTGGCAGCTCTGCGGATGTCTGCTCTCTCCGTCAGAGATGGGAAGGCACGCTGACTCCCTGAAACCAAAACAACCCCATTTAGGCATGTTAATTCTCTGCCAGTGGTCTGAATGCGACTCCTGGGCATTGCTCGGAATTAGCAGCTCTGCTAGCTGAGGTGCGCCCTCGGACTCCTCCAGCTGATCTGGGCTCGAGGGCACAACAACTGGAAGGACCCAGCGAATGGGAGAGTTTGCAAATGCTGCAGCCTTTCAAGCAGCCGAGCTAATGATATCCTGACACTTCCCTTGTCAGCTCGCTCGTAAATCCTTTTGTCTTCGGCCTGCGGGGAGCGTTGCCTTACAAGCTGCTTGGCGAGGCTGGCAGGCGGAGGCTTGGCCCCCGCGCGCGCTGTGCGCAGAAAGAAGGGGCTGCTGCCAAAACAGAAAGCGAAGCAGGCGCCACGCTTGGGGGTGAAGTTTGGAGCTTACAGGCTGCGTTAGCAGCTCGCAGGGAACGTGCCAGTGCTGCCTGGCGAGCGGGGCACGGGATCAGAGAGGTAGAGGAGAGGTTTGAGCCTGCTCCCCACCTGCTCACAGCGCGTTACGCTCCTACCCCTGGATGAGCTGGGGAAATCCTGtccagctggcagagcaggcagggatCTGGTACCTCAGGGCCTTGGGTTCTTGCTGTGCCCCTCAGCGTGTCTGTGACCCCGCTGTGCTGCCCCCAGGTGCTCTGTCTGGCCGTGGCCGTGGGTCACGTGAAGATGACGGAGGACGAGCTCGTCTACAACATCCACCTGGCCATCAACTTCCTGGTGTCCTTGCTGAAGAAGAACTGGCAGAACGTGCGCGCTCTGTACATCAAGAGCACCATGGGGAAGCCCCAGCGCCTGTACTGAGAGGGCAGCAATAAACTTTTTAGGACACTGACGGTGTGTTTTGGTGGTGTTTCTCCAAAGCTGCTTGGGCAGGGTtctgcaaggagctgctggtggggacGTGAGTTCAAGGGGAGCACCAGAATTCACATTGGGGCTTTTGGAGGAGCAACACAAGGGGGTTGCTTGGGAGGGACAGGCTTCTGATCCCACAaccagagcaggagggagggggaacAGCTCCACTAACACCTAGAACAGGCAAAAGGGAGGTTGTTACCACAAAGCTGAGGGCCCACAGTGGGGTCACTGCTCAGCAGTCGAGGTGGGGCCCCTGGGtgcccccgccccccccccccccccccagaaggGTCCCTCACCTCAtgggggcagctccctgctccagcagcctccttgCTCCTGGGGGTGGGCTCACATTTATAGGGTTTTGCTGTCCTTACAGGGACCAATGAAGGGTCaggggctcctcctgcccagcagcagcttgtgagGACCTGATGGAGCTTTCCAGCTGGCCCCAGTCACCTTTGGGTTTAGGGGAATGGGCCCTGCTGGGGGCTCTCAGCAAGGGGTCGGTGCTGGCCCCAGTACAAGGAGCGGTTCTTGGCggctttgctttgctctggCCTAGCAGAGGGGTCCCGAACCAGTCCCCGTCCAATTTCTGGGCTAAAAATGAGATTCAGTGCATTTAATTAAcgtatataaataaatacattgtgTGGTGACTGGTGGGCTGATGGCAGGCTATAGGATTTAAAtttctggggaaagaaaaaaaaagccctctaCCCTTGAACAGAGCGTGTCGTAGCATCCAAGGGAACAAAACAATGAAACCAGCTCTGGAGCCTGCTGTTAGAAACCTTTAAAATAAGTGTCAGAGCCAGTTTCTGAAAGATCAACACAACACCAAGAAATTccatttaataattaaaaaaagacaatacaaaatgcaaacatttctttttacaaagttcagatacatttttttttttttaatcaagtgcAAATAACTTTATGAACTACATCTTTCTCGTTAACTTTACTCATTTTGCTGGAGATGGTAAATCACGGCCTACTGCAAAAGGCAGATATAAATATtccaacatgaaaaaaaaaaaaaacaaaaaacgacAGAACACACAACAACCCTTCGTTACGTTCCCCATGTCGAGACATTCAATCCATCCGAGAGGTGGCTGGTGCCGTTTTCAGCCTTTCAAACCTTTTCTGAGTCATTTTTTGGGGGATTTGTGGTGAAAGGACCGCTCCT includes these proteins:
- the RPL10A gene encoding 60S ribosomal protein L10a; the encoded protein is MSSKVSRDTLYEAVKEVLQGSKTKKRKFVETVELQISLKNYDPQKDKRFSGTVRLKSTPRPKFSVCLLGDQQHCDEAKAVDIPHMDIEALKKLNKNKKLVKKLAKKYDAFLASESLIKQIPRILGPGLNKAGKFPSLLTHNENLVAKVDEVKSTIKFQMKKVLCLAVAVGHVKMTEDELVYNIHLAINFLVSLLKKNWQNVRALYIKSTMGKPQRLY